A region of the Cannabis sativa cultivar Pink pepper isolate KNU-18-1 chromosome 3, ASM2916894v1, whole genome shotgun sequence genome:
TAAGAATCCTATATTTACAATCACATTGAATCCTAAAAATAGTTTGTTCAATCATTTACAATTTTTGATTCCAAAAGACATCATTCAGAACACGTCATATATGGTAGATCACAGCTGCCATCACAACAAATAACATGTTTTGTCGATTGTTGCTGAAATTTTTGGCTCAAGAAATACATCGCAATATTGGTTGAAGTTAAATGCTTACATCCCAATTCAGTCAATGTTTTATCCTCTCCAAGCATTTCCTCCTATAAGCACATTGAAAAAACAAATGCTCAATGTTCTCCTTAGTATTATGAGAACATTATTATCTTTTCaagtattttcttttttttctgttttttttttttaattttattatttaaaaatatgtgaattgagtaaaaaaaataataatagaaggATACTTAGATATAAACAatgaatttaaattaaaatgttataaaaatattttatattatataaacacatttataataaaaaagataaacaaatatataataaattgaaatttaaattataaaacaacttttggttatatattaaaatctaatataacataaatataaatatgtttACAAGAGATGTCACgacacttttataaaaatatcctaaaataaataatatatataaggcAACTTTCTCAACCTCTTTCCTATCAAAACGATCAACACTTACTTCTTTAAGTCCAttaactaattatatatataatgactgcaaaattaaaagtttaaaaaaataatgttacGAATACGATAAGAAAGAGGAGCTTTTATTTTTGAGAATAATACTTTGATATGTGAGGTTGTGTATTCTTTTGAGGAATATAATTGCTTTgatattgtttgtttttttgttcAGTTGGTTGGAAAATGTAAGTTTCAATACAGATATTCCAAATCCCATAAGGCTACAACGGCATCTAACTTTTTATAGCCTTTTAGTTTTTACGTACCTTCCGTagttagggcaaaaaatgaTGCTGTTATTGTAATTTGTTTGTATTACAAAAACGTGGAAATCACAAAGCTTATAATGAAATTACGTTGTTACCCATGCTCTAATAATTAACTTCGTCTTAAATTTGTTGTGTTACAGGCTTTTTTACTTGGATGTATTGTATGAAACCTTAGGTGCTAGTAGTCAAAGACTCAAAAGAGAGTTCATGGGTTGTTTCGATTATTCATTCATTATTGAAagctacatatataatatatatttatatatttatgtaatatgTATAGTTTTtgctgatatatatatatatatatatatataattgagttGAGAATATAGTACTTTTAAGTGAGACTGATGTAGCAAAGGAAGATTCGTGGAAGATGGTATCTTATCATTTGTCtgtacttttttctttttcctttctttcttttttttttttttgtatccaTGCATACAGCATACTGATTCTtacacttctttttttttcttttttttttcaatgctgttttatttattattcatgAGATTCTTAAATATGGACATTTAGGACAAGGATCCGTCAGTGTTTTTGTTTATGTTACATTTTAAGTTATGAATAAGTTTTATCATATTTTTGTTAGGTATAGCGTGTATCAGGTGGagtgtatatttttatatatctttatatattaaaagtaccTATCTAACAGCATTTCttgtttaacagaatatacttaaaaataaaagaatattttgttaaatttaacgtttgatctcccgttaacaaataaacccaataattaaatccaaaaaattaaacaatcttttaaatattaatattctctttttaaattaaaaagaatatgTGTTggtttagagatttttgggcttgggcataaaaaataaaaagaagataaaagggaattttttataaatatggaatttcttaaaaccattttgaaaaatatggacatttataaaaaaaacttaaaatctggaaaaaaaaaataaaaaacttaaaaaatggaaaaaatagaATACCTATAAAAggatatttccatttataaaaaaCCCACCCTAAATATCCAAATTCACCAATTCTTGTAACTCTGAAATTCTGTTACGATTCATCTTGCACTCTGTTACGATTTCTTCCCTTCTCCTTCGATTTCTCTCTGAAATTCTTGGTGCTTTTGTCTCTGTGCAACTCatatggttgatcttaggtttcTTAATATATGAAGGTCAATGGAATTCTCATGTTCGGCATAGCAGCTCAAGGGAATTCTCAAGTTTCTTGCGATTCTCATCTGATTTCTTTCCTTCTCCTCTAGTGTGATTATCATTCTTCATCTTATTGTTCATGATCCTACAGCCGCCGATGACGAAAATCAATAAAATCTGAAGTCAAAATAGACAAAGGTAACAAACTATTGAATTTGATTACATTCTTGATGTAGTTAACATATTATTTAGGAAAAATGATAAGGAATTTTCATTTtaggtttttattttggttctcATAGTAATGTGTTGTGctgtgattgtaatttttaacaaaagaacTCTCATATcttgaaaaaagtcacctgctagttcaatcttagggttttTTGTAGCCTCTGAATGTAACCTGgaactttaaatttgaatatggttGTATTTGTTGTGTTGTGGCTGCAATTAATAGCAGAAAAATACCATGCcttgaaaaaagtcacctgctagttcaatcttagggttttttatagcctctgaatgtaacctggaactttaaatttgaatatggttGTATTTGTTGTGGTGTGGCTGCAATTTATAGCAGAAAAATACCATGCcttgaaaaaagtcacctgctagttcaatcttagggttttttattgcctctgaatgtaacctggaactttaaatttgaatatagttgtgtttgttgtgttgtgggtgcaatttatagcaaaaaaaataccatgccttgaaaaaagtcacctgctagttcaatcttaggattttttattgcctctgaatgtaacctggaactttaaatttgaatatggttGTATTTGTTGTGGTGTGGCTGCaatttatagcaaaaaaataccatgccttgaaaaaagtcacctgctagttcaatcttagggttttttattgcctctgaatgtaacctgaaactttaaatttgaatatggttgtgtTTGTTGTGTTGTGGCTGCAATTAATAGCAGAAAAATACCATGCcttgaaaaaagtcacctgctagttcaatcttagggttttttatagcctctgaatgtaacctggaactttaaatttgaatatggttgtgtTTGTTGTGGTGTGGATGCaatttatagcaaaaaaataccatgccttgaaaaaagtcacctgctagttcaatcttaggattttttattgcctctgaatgtaacctggaactttaaatttgaatatggatgtgtttgttgtgttgtgggtgcaatttatagcaaaaaaatacCATGCCTTGAAAAAGGTCacctgctagttcaatcttagggttttttattgcctctgaatgtaacctggaactttaaatttgaatatagttgtgtttgttgtgttgtgggtgcaatttatagcaaaaaaataccatgccttgaaaaaagtcacctgctagttcaatcttaggattttttattgcctctgaatgtaacctggaactttaaatttgaatatggttgtgtTTGTTGTGTTGTGGCTGCAATTAATAGCAGAAAAATACCATGCcttgaaaaaagtcacctgctagttcaatcttagggttttttattgcctctgaatgtaacctggaactttaaatttgaatatggttgtgtTCGTTGTGTTGTGGGTACAATTTGAATATGATTGTGTTTCTTATACCACAAATCTgtataaatgatttttattttttctttttgcttcaGGAAGTGACCTGATACTTGTAATTTTCTTGGAGAATGAATTTTGTTAAAGCATTAATTCATTATGGAGGAGAGTGGAATGAAAGTAACTGCTACTCAAATTACAAAGTGGCTGGTGTACATATTCCAGAGAATTGTTCATTATTTGATCTTGGAAATTTGatcaaaaatgaaataaacactACTTGGGACAATGTTGAGATCTCATACCAAGTAACTAAAAGTGAGCCACCGATAAAGATGTTGACTAACAACTCGGTGCTTTTTTACATAGACTTGAAGAAGAGTTGCAATTCTATACTTGAGTTACCATTGTGCATAGAAGAATGTTATTATACTTCATTCCAAAATACGGTAACAATTAAACATATATGATTTTGAAATAATGTTATATGTTAATTAAAAGAATAACTTTAGTTTTTGTGACAGGTTACTAATCATGAATTGATCCAAACACATTACCAACATTCAGAAAAAAATCAAGCTGCAATACACAACATGGGGATTGGTTCCTTGGTACTACAAGCaagaacaataattgaaagtgAGATATTTGAAGATGGTACCTCAAGTAACCATAATTCCAGAAGACTTGCTGATTATACTAATGAAGTTGCTGACTTCATCATTGAAGAAACTAcaagaaacaaaagaaaaagggaAGAAGATAAGACAATCATTGAAACTCACAAGTTGCAAACATTAGTAGAAGGACAACTTTTCAAAGATAAAAAAATGTTCAAATCTGGACTTTGCTACTATGCCATGATCAACAACTTTCAATTTAGAACAAAGAGATCAGAACCAAGAGAGTATGTTGTCACTTGTGTGGATGAGAACTGTAAATGGTATGTTAGAGCTTCTACATTCAAACATACTGAATATTTCAAAGTTAGGAAGTATGTGAAAGAGCACACATGCTCATTGGAAGTCATCATGGAGGATCATAGACAAGCAAATTGCAATGTCATTGGAGAGCTCATCAAGACAAAATTTACGACAATCAAGAGAGTGCACACACCAAATGATATCATGAAAGATATGCTTGATGATTATGGAGTATCTATGAGTTACTCAAAAGCTTGGAGATCAAGAGAAAAAGCTATAGAATTGGTAAGAGGAAAGACAGATGAATCATACCAACAGTTACCAATGTATCTTCATATGTTAAAAGTAGCAAATCCTGGAACCATTACTAGCTTGACCACAGATGACAAAGATCGATTCAAATACTTGTATCTAGCCTATGCACATTCCATCAAAGGATGGCAACATTGTAGACCAATTATTGTCGTTGATGGAACCTTCATGAAATCTTCATATCGAGGCACATTGTTCACAGCATCTACAATGGATGCAAGTAACAATATTTTTCCATTAGCATTTGGTGTTGGCGATTCAGAGAATGATGAAGCTTGGGAATATTTCTTCACAAAGCTCAAAGAAACATATGGAGAACGTAAAGGTAATCTGTtgtatttatcttatttttgttTCTAATTCTTGTAAAATGTCacctatttaattttttttgtaccaGGTTACTTTTactttcagaataaaattattattttgtccaTGTTACCAACAGTAAAATCCTaacactaaaattatttttgcagATCTAGTAATCATATCTGATAGACATCAAAGCATCGAAAATGCTGTTCAAACAGTATACCCTAATGTCTTCCATGGAGCATGCATTTTTCATCTACTTAACAACATTAAGGCCAATCTTCATATCCATGGAGATGATTTGACTATAAACTTTGTTAAAGCAGCAAAAGCATATACATTGGTTGGGTTTGAGTACTATATGGCTGCTCTTGACAAAATAGATGCCCGTATAAGGCCTTACTTAGAAAAAGTAGGTTACCATACATGGGCGAGATCTCACTCACCAAAAAGGAGATATACCATGATGACATCAAATATAGCGGAGTCTATTAATGCAGCAAATAAAGCGGCAAGGAATTTGCCAATAACCTTAATGTTGGAATGCATAAGAAGCGTTGTACAAAAATGGGTTTGGACTAATGGAAATGAGGCGAATGGAACCTTTACAGCGATATCATCAGAAGCTGAAGCTGTATTGAGAGAGAACTATCTAAAATCTACTAAATTTGAGGTATGTTGTTTgcttttaattgattaatactatattttgaaaactaaaataaagtAACCTGATATATTAATATACTGAACAAATTTGTACCAGGTGACATTATTTGTAATaccttttttttattgttattttacatATGTTTGACAGGTGAGACAATGCAACACTATTTTTTCAGAAGTGATTGAAGAAAGAGGAACTTATATAGTCAATATTCAAGAGAAAACATGCACATGTAGAAGGTTTCAAGAAGATGAAGTACCATGTTCACATGCACTTGCTGTCATTGCAAAAAAAAGGCTAAATTGCTATGAGTTTTGTTCTGCTTACTACAAAACTGAAACAATGAAAGCAACTTATGCAGAAACAGTTTATCCTTTGCCACATGAGGATGAATGGAGTCTACCAGAAGAATTGGACATACTTGTCCTACCTCCAAAAGGAAAAATTCCTCCCGGTAGACCAAGGAGGAGAAGGATAAGAGCACGGGGAGAGCCAAGAGTGGTTATGAAGTGTGGACGATGTGGCAAATCAGGTCATAATAGAAAAACGTGCAGAAACCCACCTATGGAGAAGCCACACAAGCCAAGAGAATGATTCATTTACTTTTACTTAAGGATGTTGCTCGTTATATTCATTCATAAAAAAGGAACAAGTTACTATGGACACCATACTACATAAGGTTGTAATGATTTGTTACATTCTTTACCTTGGGAAAACATTAGTTCTTTTGCTTAAATGAATATTGATCAAACTttgaatactttttttttaaaacaaaataataaaaaaaatgaagaagaaaaaagtaaCCTAGTGTGTTTGTCATGCTTTACAAAGTAACCTAACTACATAAGAAAGTAACCTAATATCAGTATTTTGAAAttcaattaagaaaattaattaacctGGTAccattaaaatttcaatttatacagatttgtttttgtttcaagtataattttaatttttttacttataaAATTTGATGTcttgatttaataaaaaaaaaaagtaacttagCATGTCTATTATGATTTATAAAGTAACCTGGTACATAATACAGCTCATCATTACTAAATCCAATTTTTATTACTGAAACAAGAATTAGAAGACACCTATTCATTGAAAAagattaggaaaaaaaataaccaGGTGTGTTTGTCATGCTTTACAAAGTAACCTAACAATATAAGAAAGTAACCAGGTGTGTTTGAAACAAAGTATGAAATCTCAAAGAGCCTGCCTGAGACATTAAGAATAAGAACTCAATTTATGTTcacacaaaaaatataaaactacTACATCTTTTTCTTCTCGGGTTTTTCAGGTGCCTCTTGAACAACcttccttttcttcttctcaaGTTTTCTAGGTGCCTCTTCAAcatccttctttttcttcttctcagtcttttcaggtgtgtttgTAGGAATATGGTTGAACTTTTCCTGT
Encoded here:
- the LOC133035785 gene encoding uncharacterized protein LOC133035785, which codes for MNFVKALIHYGGEWNESNCYSNYKVAGVHIPENCSLFDLGNLIKNEINTTWDNVEISYQVTKSEPPIKMLTNNSVLFYIDLKKSCNSILELPLCIEECYYTSFQNTVTNHELIQTHYQHSEKNQAAIHNMGIGSLVLQARTIIESEIFEDGTSSNHNSRRLADYTNEVADFIIEETTRNKRKREEDKTIIETHKLQTLVEGQLFKDKKMFKSGLCYYAMINNFQFRTKRSEPREYVVTCVDENCKWYVRASTFKHTEYFKVRKYVKEHTCSLEVIMEDHRQANCNVIGELIKTKFTTIKRVHTPNDIMKDMLDDYGVSMSYSKAWRSREKAIELVRGKTDESYQQLPMYLHMLKVANPGTITSLTTDDKDRFKYLYLAYAHSIKGWQHCRPIIVVDGTFMKSSYRGTLFTASTMDASNNIFPLAFGVGDSENDEAWEYFFTKLKETYGERKDLVIISDRHQSIENAVQTVYPNVFHGACIFHLLNNIKANLHIHGDDLTINFVKAAKAYTLVGFEYYMAALDKIDARIRPYLEKVGYHTWARSHSPKRRYTMMTSNIAESINAANKAARNLPITLMLECIRSVVQKWVWTNGNEANGTFTAISSEAEAVLRENYLKSTKFEVRQCNTIFSEVIEERGTYIVNIQEKTCTCRRFQEDEVPCSHALAVIAKKRLNCYEFCSAYYKTETMKATYAETVYPLPHEDEWSLPEELDILVLPPKGKIPPGRPRRRRIRARGEPRVVMKCGRCGKSGHNRKTCRNPPMEKPHKPRE